The Malus domestica chromosome 06, GDT2T_hap1 genome has a segment encoding these proteins:
- the LOC103444066 gene encoding subtilisin-like protease SBT2.5: protein MEGTKSESYFVFMNYDPQYQRLRADRTKRGANELDLFLSRKHDQLLARTLDPGSYKKTLSLVIVDGFSVEITEDQASVLRSAKEVRLVEKNQELA, encoded by the exons ATGGAAGGTACAAAAAGCGAGtcatattttgttttcatgaacTATGATCCTCAGTACCAACGCCTTCGAGCTGATCG aacAAAGAGAGGAGCAAATGAGCTAGATTTATTCCTAAGCCGGAAGCATGACCAGTTGTTGGCAAGAACCCTTGACCCAGGAAGCTACAAGAAGACATTGTCTCTCGTCATTGTTGATGGATTTTCTGTGGAAATTACTGAGGACCAG GCCAGTGTGCTTAGATCTGCAAAAGAAGTGAGACTAGTGGAGAAAAATCAAGAGCTTGCTTAA